The Agromyces hippuratus genome has a window encoding:
- a CDS encoding NYN domain-containing protein: MTNHSRRLDSDLVSRPRRSGESRRHKLPRCEQTSLARYRDRHQARQAVNARRATEPHLSLVTYACPDCRGFHVERTYAGPFMTTPESVERVPAFTDSLPIRARRYVLFDVENPTCGAQASRTELAKFWSVLKGQAPGFSDRDQIVIGAARAVAAKYFGVIGEPNVKWVVGANAPDAADRALLAAIDVHRVARDYDELVIISGDHAFAPLARRAKRLGLRVHVVTAEHPEQPTALARELAEAADIRTLVRLFPRSVHELMSAPISADGLMHRRVQSATTSAWSHL; the protein is encoded by the coding sequence ATGACGAACCACTCCCGCCGCCTCGACTCCGATCTGGTTTCTCGCCCCCGCCGCTCGGGGGAGTCTCGCCGGCACAAGCTGCCGCGTTGTGAGCAGACCAGCCTCGCCCGGTACCGCGACCGCCATCAGGCGCGACAGGCCGTCAACGCTCGCCGTGCCACGGAACCCCACCTCTCGCTCGTCACGTATGCGTGCCCCGACTGCCGGGGGTTTCACGTCGAGCGCACCTACGCCGGACCCTTCATGACCACGCCCGAGTCAGTTGAGCGGGTGCCGGCCTTCACGGACTCGCTGCCCATTCGTGCCCGCCGCTACGTGCTCTTCGATGTCGAGAACCCGACCTGCGGAGCACAGGCATCGCGCACAGAGCTCGCGAAGTTCTGGAGCGTGCTGAAGGGACAAGCACCCGGATTCAGCGACCGCGACCAAATCGTCATCGGTGCCGCGCGCGCGGTCGCAGCGAAGTACTTCGGGGTTATTGGCGAACCCAACGTGAAGTGGGTTGTCGGGGCCAATGCCCCTGACGCCGCCGATCGGGCGCTGCTTGCCGCCATCGACGTACATCGCGTCGCCCGTGACTACGACGAACTCGTCATCATCTCAGGGGATCACGCCTTCGCTCCGTTGGCGCGACGCGCCAAGCGGCTCGGGCTGCGTGTCCATGTCGTCACCGCTGAGCACCCCGAGCAACCCACCGCGCTCGCCCGCGAGCTCGCCGAGGCCGCGGACATTCGCACGCTGGTTCGGCTGTTTCCACGGTCGGTGCACGAGCTCATGTCCGCCCCCATTTCGGCCGACGGCCTCATGCACCGCCGCGTCCAGTCGGCGACCACGTCCGCATGGTCGCACCTGTGA
- a CDS encoding DUF2130 domain-containing protein, with protein MNNNITPKSATNEIKCPHCRTVFTIDEANYADIVQQVRTVEFETELHARLAEAEKIKTAEIALAVANSAQQSQQATAKKEAEIQKLQAELKSAGTERDLAVAKAVAATEKQLGDTRNKLALQSAEQKLTDAALKESHAKELALKDDLIERYKDMKAKLSVKLLGETLEQHCEVEFNRIRSLAFPNAEFGKDNDASAGTKGDYVFRDFSDEGVEYVSIMLEMKNEADASSTRKKNSDFFAKLDKDRNDKGCEYAVLVSMLEEDSDLYTGITDVSHLYPKMFVVRPQFFLAIIALLRNAAQDTILVRAELEQVKQQHIDITDFESELEAFKSSFGRNYDLAKRKFDAAIKDIDLAIDRLQKVKDGLLGSENNLRLANDKATALTVKKLTKGNPTMQAKFAELEAPEVPEDKDAA; from the coding sequence ATGAACAACAACATCACGCCGAAGAGCGCAACCAACGAGATCAAGTGCCCGCACTGCAGGACCGTCTTCACCATCGACGAAGCCAACTATGCCGACATCGTGCAGCAGGTGCGAACTGTGGAGTTCGAGACAGAGCTTCACGCCCGCCTTGCCGAAGCGGAGAAGATCAAGACGGCCGAGATCGCGCTCGCCGTCGCGAACTCCGCGCAGCAGTCGCAGCAGGCGACCGCGAAGAAGGAAGCGGAGATCCAGAAGCTCCAGGCCGAGCTGAAGTCCGCCGGAACGGAACGCGACCTCGCAGTCGCGAAGGCGGTCGCCGCAACCGAGAAGCAGCTCGGCGATACCCGGAACAAGCTGGCGCTGCAGTCGGCCGAACAGAAGCTCACGGACGCCGCGCTCAAGGAGTCGCACGCCAAAGAGCTCGCGCTCAAGGACGACCTCATCGAGCGTTACAAGGACATGAAGGCGAAGCTCTCGGTCAAGCTCCTCGGCGAGACCCTGGAGCAGCACTGCGAGGTCGAGTTCAACCGCATCCGGTCGCTCGCGTTCCCGAACGCCGAGTTCGGCAAGGACAACGATGCCTCGGCTGGCACGAAGGGCGACTACGTCTTCCGCGACTTCAGCGACGAGGGCGTCGAGTACGTCTCGATCATGCTCGAGATGAAGAACGAAGCGGATGCCTCGTCGACCCGCAAGAAGAACAGCGACTTCTTCGCCAAGCTCGACAAGGACCGCAACGACAAGGGCTGCGAGTACGCGGTGCTCGTGTCGATGCTCGAAGAGGACTCTGACCTCTACACCGGCATCACCGACGTCTCGCACCTGTACCCGAAGATGTTCGTCGTCCGCCCGCAGTTCTTTCTCGCGATCATCGCGCTGCTTCGCAACGCCGCGCAGGACACCATCCTCGTGCGGGCTGAGCTCGAGCAGGTCAAGCAGCAGCACATCGACATCACCGACTTCGAGTCCGAGCTTGAAGCCTTCAAGTCGTCGTTCGGCCGCAACTACGACCTCGCGAAGCGCAAGTTCGACGCCGCGATCAAGGATATCGACCTCGCCATCGACCGGCTGCAGAAGGTCAAGGACGGCCTGCTCGGTTCCGAGAACAACCTTCGCCTCGCCAACGACAAGGCGACCGCGCTCACCGTCAAAAAGCTGACCAAGGGCAACCCGACCATGCAGGCCAAGTTCGCCGAGCTGGAGGCTCCGGAGGTCCCGGAGGACAAGGACGCCGCCTGA
- a CDS encoding GTPase family protein, whose translation MIPGSTEQEDNRTMTTDHEPATVAGTDPVDAATEAPTSAPEFDERPFLEASSEARSRYGRFNLAVIGATGVGKSSLVNAVFGRDLAKVGKGLPVSKGAHYYNDDSLGIWDLEGFELGSKSPREHLRENLALISNRPPIEQISVVWYCVNSHADRLQQSEIDVIQELDAAGLPVVLVLTKVDWTKHPITGTRTVSADLQGFCEWLDDPLDQNEMPITIPFHRYLLTSTRDRNGKGSGHGLGELVAETLTLSPEDGKDAFRIAQRLNLPWKREMARGVVTAASTASAGAAAVPLLIADAAILAPIQLGMMGRIATIYDLELKTMLSAGALAQICVQLAGKALASSFLKLIPGAGNVINAGVAAALTAAMGEGWIRLCEQVHTGKLDLDKVNQSWGDYVPGFLDVFRKMAEQRIAKP comes from the coding sequence GTGATCCCAGGCAGCACCGAGCAGGAAGACAACCGCACTATGACGACTGATCATGAGCCCGCGACTGTCGCTGGCACCGATCCCGTTGATGCTGCAACCGAGGCACCAACAAGCGCACCGGAGTTCGACGAACGCCCGTTCCTTGAAGCCAGCTCCGAAGCGAGGTCCCGATATGGACGCTTCAACCTCGCGGTGATCGGGGCAACCGGCGTGGGCAAGTCGTCGCTCGTCAACGCAGTGTTCGGCCGCGACCTGGCCAAGGTTGGCAAGGGACTGCCGGTCAGTAAGGGCGCCCACTACTACAACGATGACTCGCTGGGCATCTGGGATCTCGAGGGTTTCGAACTCGGATCGAAATCCCCACGTGAGCATCTCCGCGAGAACCTGGCGCTGATCTCCAATCGGCCGCCGATCGAGCAGATCTCGGTTGTCTGGTACTGCGTCAACTCTCACGCGGACCGCCTCCAGCAAAGCGAAATCGATGTGATCCAGGAGCTGGATGCCGCCGGCCTGCCCGTCGTCCTCGTCCTGACCAAAGTGGACTGGACGAAGCACCCGATCACGGGAACGCGAACCGTGTCGGCCGACCTTCAGGGGTTCTGCGAGTGGCTCGATGACCCACTGGATCAGAACGAGATGCCGATCACCATCCCGTTCCACCGTTATCTCCTCACCTCCACCCGCGATCGCAACGGAAAGGGCTCGGGGCACGGACTCGGTGAACTCGTGGCTGAGACCCTCACTCTTTCACCCGAAGACGGGAAGGATGCGTTTCGCATCGCACAGCGACTCAACCTCCCCTGGAAGCGCGAGATGGCGCGAGGTGTCGTCACGGCTGCTTCGACTGCATCCGCCGGCGCCGCCGCCGTTCCTCTCCTCATCGCGGATGCAGCGATCCTGGCGCCGATCCAACTCGGAATGATGGGACGCATCGCGACAATCTATGACCTCGAACTGAAAACGATGCTCTCCGCGGGCGCCCTCGCACAAATCTGCGTTCAACTTGCGGGCAAGGCACTTGCGAGCAGCTTCCTTAAGCTGATTCCCGGCGCTGGCAACGTGATCAATGCGGGAGTCGCCGCAGCGCTCACGGCAGCCATGGGCGAAGGGTGGATACGACTGTGCGAGCAGGTACACACCGGCAAGCTCGATCTCGACAAGGTCAACCAGTCATGGGGCGACTACGTGCCCGGTTTCCTCGACGTCTTCCGCAAGATGGCCGAGCAGCGGATCGCCAAACCTTAG
- a CDS encoding DUF2868 domain-containing protein, with the protein MDESAALETTAARAVETADRDRVLWSDSDREWASRAAAAIVGERASADEFLSRRAQLVLERIGTRQPAVTRTVRGIRWRPWVGVVTVVAAFLFGLLIDRIGGGSSINLLAPPVFALVAWNLLVYVWLLVRPLVLGRGAAGPVRSLLIRVASVRASGDSNRADASTAARRTVLAALPRDWARVAAPLYTARAARVLHLAAAATALGVITGLYLRGLAFEYRASWESTFLGAEQVQALLAVTFAPGSWITGIMVPDVAAIEAIRAPASENAAIWMHLMAGTVAVVVIIPRVVLTLVAGVVERRRARKVALPLDEPYYRRLVAAWVGEPARVRVIPYSYTLTPAVRAGLEAVLARAFGNVAPTIDAPVAWGDDVEQSQVTDAAGRGFADGGEIRLPLFSLTATPEEDAHGVFLTALSGGGGAAGRGAAASGTSVALVDESGFLARWGDDAKRRDERRAAWRELLEAHSSVPVFVDLAAPDLVAAEAELAAAASAHDAGVANEGRGRA; encoded by the coding sequence ATGGACGAGTCCGCCGCCCTCGAGACGACCGCGGCGCGCGCCGTCGAGACGGCCGATCGCGATCGCGTGCTGTGGTCCGATTCCGACCGCGAGTGGGCCAGCCGGGCAGCCGCGGCGATCGTGGGGGAGCGGGCGAGCGCCGACGAGTTCCTGAGCCGGCGCGCGCAGCTCGTGCTCGAGCGCATCGGCACACGCCAGCCCGCGGTGACGCGCACGGTGCGCGGCATCCGATGGCGGCCGTGGGTGGGCGTCGTGACGGTGGTCGCCGCGTTCCTGTTCGGGCTGCTCATCGATCGCATCGGGGGCGGGTCGAGCATCAACCTGCTTGCGCCGCCGGTGTTCGCGCTCGTGGCGTGGAACCTGCTTGTCTACGTCTGGCTGCTCGTGCGCCCGCTCGTGCTCGGGCGCGGGGCGGCCGGGCCGGTGCGGTCGCTGCTCATCCGGGTCGCGTCGGTGCGGGCATCCGGTGACAGCAACCGAGCGGATGCCTCGACCGCCGCCCGTCGCACCGTGCTCGCCGCGCTGCCCCGCGACTGGGCGCGTGTGGCCGCGCCGCTCTACACGGCGCGCGCCGCGCGCGTGCTGCACCTCGCAGCGGCAGCGACCGCGCTCGGCGTGATCACCGGGCTCTACCTGCGCGGGCTCGCGTTCGAGTACCGCGCGTCGTGGGAGAGCACGTTCCTCGGCGCCGAGCAGGTGCAGGCGCTCCTCGCCGTGACCTTCGCGCCCGGATCGTGGATCACCGGCATCATGGTGCCCGACGTGGCGGCGATCGAGGCGATCCGCGCGCCCGCGAGTGAGAACGCCGCGATCTGGATGCACCTCATGGCCGGGACGGTCGCGGTCGTCGTGATCATTCCGCGGGTGGTGCTCACCCTCGTCGCCGGGGTCGTCGAGCGGCGCCGCGCCAGGAAGGTGGCGCTGCCGCTCGACGAGCCGTACTACCGTCGCCTCGTCGCCGCGTGGGTGGGCGAGCCGGCGCGGGTGCGCGTCATCCCGTACAGCTACACCCTCACGCCCGCGGTGCGGGCCGGGCTCGAGGCCGTGCTCGCGCGGGCGTTCGGCAACGTGGCGCCGACGATCGATGCGCCCGTCGCGTGGGGCGATGACGTCGAGCAGAGCCAAGTGACGGATGCCGCGGGCAGGGGTTTCGCCGACGGCGGTGAGATTCGCCTGCCGCTGTTCAGCCTCACGGCCACGCCGGAGGAGGACGCGCATGGGGTGTTCCTCACCGCGCTCAGCGGTGGCGGCGGTGCGGCCGGGCGCGGTGCCGCGGCATCCGGAACCAGCGTTGCGCTCGTCGACGAGTCGGGGTTCCTCGCGCGGTGGGGCGACGACGCGAAGCGACGTGACGAACGCCGCGCCGCATGGCGCGAGTTGCTCGAGGCGCACAGCAGCGTGCCGGTGTTCGTCGACCTCGCCGCCCCCGACCTGGTGGCGGCCGAGGCGGAGCTTGCTGCCGCGGCATCCGCTCATGATGCTGGGGTCGCGAACGAGGGGAGAGGGCGGGCATGA
- a CDS encoding restriction endonuclease subunit S, producing MTTWDSVPLSDVIELQRGHDLPSDERRTGTVPIIGSFGVTGFHDTARYAGPGVGIGRSGASIGTATFVRDDYWPLNTCLFVKDFKGNDPRWVYRLLDQIDFAAFNSGSAQPSLNRNFLRSIPVGLPSLTEQQAIAEVLGALDDKIAANTALTATADSVLATEFRARLHRAEAHDKELGAIANVVLGGTPSRARLDYWTDGTIPWLNSGAVNATRIVEPSELITAKALANSATKLMPASTTLLAITGATLGQIARLEMEASGNQSIVGVWSADVALNTWLYYAIQARLDDLLARATGAAQQHVSKGDVEQLAVPIPSRDVLEAFAGVATPLLELAAIAERENRTLAATRDALLPQLMSGKLRVRDAEAAAPEAGD from the coding sequence GTGACGACATGGGACAGCGTCCCATTGAGTGACGTCATCGAACTTCAGCGTGGACACGACCTGCCGAGTGATGAACGACGAACGGGTACTGTGCCGATCATCGGCTCGTTCGGCGTAACCGGTTTTCACGACACCGCTCGGTACGCGGGACCTGGCGTGGGTATCGGGAGGAGTGGCGCCTCTATCGGGACAGCGACCTTTGTCCGGGACGACTACTGGCCACTGAATACCTGCCTGTTCGTCAAGGATTTCAAGGGAAACGACCCTCGATGGGTCTACCGGCTGCTCGATCAGATCGACTTCGCGGCATTCAATTCGGGAAGCGCACAACCTTCGCTGAACCGCAACTTTCTGCGCTCCATCCCAGTTGGCCTTCCATCTCTCACCGAGCAGCAGGCGATCGCTGAGGTGCTGGGCGCCCTCGACGACAAGATCGCCGCCAACACCGCGCTCACCGCCACCGCGGATTCAGTGCTCGCCACGGAGTTCCGCGCGCGGCTCCACCGGGCGGAGGCGCACGACAAGGAACTCGGTGCCATCGCCAATGTCGTGCTCGGGGGGACTCCCTCTCGTGCGCGACTCGACTACTGGACCGATGGAACGATTCCCTGGTTGAACTCCGGGGCCGTCAACGCAACTCGGATCGTCGAGCCATCGGAACTCATCACGGCCAAGGCACTTGCGAACAGTGCAACCAAGCTCATGCCTGCCTCTACGACGCTTCTTGCCATCACCGGGGCAACGCTCGGCCAGATTGCTCGCCTGGAAATGGAAGCCTCGGGGAACCAATCAATCGTCGGTGTGTGGAGCGCGGATGTCGCTCTCAACACCTGGCTCTACTACGCGATTCAGGCGCGGCTAGATGACCTGCTCGCTAGGGCAACCGGCGCAGCCCAACAGCACGTCAGTAAGGGCGATGTGGAGCAGCTTGCCGTGCCCATTCCGTCGCGGGATGTGCTCGAAGCGTTCGCAGGTGTGGCGACGCCGCTGCTCGAACTCGCTGCTATTGCGGAGCGAGAGAACCGCACGCTCGCCGCAACACGCGACGCGTTGCTCCCGCAACTCATGTCGGGCAAGCTGCGCGTCCGCGACGCCGAGGCGGCGGCGCCCGAGGCGGGTGACTGA
- a CDS encoding class I SAM-dependent DNA methyltransferase, with protein MPRTPKAAPQAPSTMKELKDTLWKAADKLRGSMDASQYKDVILGLVFLKYVSDAFDERRAGIRAELAAEGYDDDQIADLIDDTDEYTGRGVFWVPANARWGFLAENAKGIGPAMGEAEKSVGLLIDEAMDAVMQSNPQLSGTLPRIFNKDNVDQRRLGELVDLFNSARFAAQGQSGSDGRRARDLLGEVYEYFLEKFAAAEGKRGGEYFTPPSVVRVLVELLQPTSGRVYDPACGSSGMFVQAEKFIDAHHGEGSDISVYGQELNERTWRLSKMNLAIHGLSGNLGPRWGDTFARDLHPDLQADFVMSNPPFNIKDWARNEADPRWRFGVPPANNANYAWIQHILSKLAPGGQAGVVMANGSMSSNSGGEGRIRAEIVEADLVSCMVALPTQLFRSTTIPVCVWFFAKDKGVRAGEVLFIDARNLGHMVDRAERALSDDDIAKIAGTFHAWRGVESDAAPDDYADAPGFCYSATLAEIKASDYALTPGRYVGAAEVEDEDESIEDKLARLQVELEAQFADSARLADVVREQLGRVS; from the coding sequence ATGCCCCGCACCCCGAAAGCCGCCCCGCAGGCGCCGTCGACCATGAAGGAGCTGAAGGACACCCTCTGGAAGGCCGCCGACAAGCTGCGCGGGTCGATGGATGCCTCGCAATACAAAGACGTCATCCTCGGGCTCGTCTTCCTCAAGTACGTGTCGGATGCATTCGACGAGCGCCGCGCGGGCATCCGCGCCGAGCTCGCCGCAGAGGGTTACGACGACGACCAGATCGCCGACCTCATCGACGACACCGACGAGTACACCGGCCGCGGAGTGTTCTGGGTGCCGGCGAACGCGCGCTGGGGCTTCCTCGCCGAGAACGCGAAAGGTATCGGCCCTGCCATGGGCGAAGCCGAGAAGTCGGTCGGCCTGCTGATCGACGAGGCGATGGATGCCGTCATGCAATCCAACCCTCAGCTCTCAGGCACTCTCCCACGCATCTTCAACAAGGACAACGTCGACCAGCGCCGACTCGGCGAACTCGTCGACCTGTTCAACTCGGCGCGGTTCGCTGCCCAAGGTCAGTCGGGCAGCGACGGCCGACGCGCACGTGACCTGTTGGGTGAGGTGTATGAGTACTTCCTCGAGAAGTTCGCGGCCGCCGAAGGTAAGCGGGGTGGCGAGTACTTTACGCCGCCGAGCGTCGTGCGGGTGCTGGTCGAGCTCCTGCAGCCGACTAGCGGACGCGTATACGATCCCGCGTGCGGATCGAGCGGCATGTTCGTGCAGGCCGAGAAGTTCATCGACGCGCACCACGGCGAAGGCAGCGACATCTCGGTGTACGGACAGGAGCTCAACGAGCGCACCTGGCGGCTGTCGAAGATGAACCTCGCGATCCACGGGCTGTCTGGAAACCTCGGCCCGCGCTGGGGCGACACCTTCGCCCGCGACCTGCACCCTGACCTGCAGGCCGACTTCGTGATGTCCAACCCGCCGTTCAACATCAAGGACTGGGCGCGCAACGAAGCAGACCCGCGCTGGCGGTTCGGCGTGCCACCCGCGAACAACGCGAACTATGCGTGGATCCAGCACATCCTGTCCAAGCTCGCCCCCGGCGGACAGGCCGGCGTCGTCATGGCGAATGGCTCGATGTCGTCGAACTCCGGCGGCGAAGGCAGGATCCGCGCCGAAATCGTCGAGGCCGACCTCGTGTCGTGTATGGTCGCGCTGCCGACGCAGCTGTTCCGCTCGACGACGATTCCGGTATGCGTCTGGTTCTTCGCGAAAGACAAGGGCGTGCGTGCGGGCGAGGTGCTCTTCATCGACGCACGCAACCTCGGCCACATGGTCGACCGCGCCGAGCGCGCGCTGAGCGACGATGACATCGCGAAGATCGCGGGGACATTCCACGCGTGGCGTGGAGTCGAATCGGATGCCGCACCTGACGACTATGCGGATGCTCCGGGCTTCTGCTACTCGGCGACCCTCGCCGAGATCAAGGCTTCGGACTACGCGCTGACTCCGGGCCGCTACGTCGGCGCCGCCGAGGTCGAGGACGAGGACGAGTCGATCGAGGACAAGCTCGCGCGGCTCCAGGTTGAGTTGGAGGCACAGTTCGCAGATTCGGCACGACTTGCCGACGTTGTGCGCGAGCAGCTCGGGAGGGTCTCGTGA
- a CDS encoding exonuclease domain-containing protein has product MAFAVVDFETTGLLPSYHHRVVEIGVTHVDDDGTVTGHWETLINPERDLGPQQIHGIRAADILDAPVFGDIVGEFTELLAGRVFAAHNATFDLRFLQAEFARAGYALAPETPSVCTMSLGASFGLGASSSLSHACAAHSIEHGLAHSAGSDSHAAAQLLARFRRTSLTWSGWDSYWEQTANAGRAYAFPVARRTGVITKRRAEASMALPSFLERISTEAVSEAVDGSTAQYIALLDRCLLDGLISVSEGHQLAAVATELGLNRAAVGAIHRDYYVELERRAWADGVLTDAEKADLRAVGELLELDDTDIAAAVDEVAPTADADVATEAFAMRHGALIVLTGDMARERSAWEADLRERGFVPHPTVTKKVALVVAADPDSLSGKAKKARDYGIPIVGEDWLIRFLSESPLEM; this is encoded by the coding sequence ATGGCGTTCGCAGTGGTCGATTTCGAGACGACCGGCCTCCTCCCCTCCTACCACCATCGGGTTGTCGAGATCGGGGTGACTCATGTCGACGATGACGGCACGGTGACGGGCCATTGGGAGACATTGATCAATCCCGAGCGGGATCTCGGACCGCAGCAAATTCATGGCATCCGGGCAGCCGACATACTCGACGCCCCCGTGTTCGGCGATATCGTCGGTGAGTTCACCGAGCTGCTCGCCGGGCGCGTGTTTGCGGCACACAACGCGACATTCGACCTGCGCTTTTTGCAGGCGGAGTTCGCTCGTGCGGGCTATGCACTGGCGCCCGAAACTCCCAGCGTATGCACCATGAGCCTCGGCGCGAGCTTTGGGCTGGGGGCGTCCAGCTCGCTCAGTCACGCGTGCGCGGCCCATTCGATCGAGCACGGGCTCGCGCACAGCGCAGGATCCGACTCCCACGCCGCGGCCCAGCTACTGGCACGCTTCCGGCGCACGAGTCTCACTTGGTCGGGGTGGGACAGCTACTGGGAGCAGACCGCGAACGCCGGCCGCGCGTACGCTTTCCCGGTCGCCCGCCGAACCGGGGTCATCACGAAACGTCGCGCCGAGGCATCTATGGCACTGCCGAGCTTTCTCGAACGCATTTCGACCGAGGCCGTGAGCGAGGCCGTCGACGGTTCGACCGCACAGTACATCGCGCTTCTCGACCGGTGCCTCCTCGACGGCCTCATCTCAGTCTCGGAGGGCCATCAGCTTGCTGCCGTCGCGACCGAACTCGGCCTCAACCGCGCCGCGGTCGGTGCGATTCATCGTGACTACTACGTCGAACTCGAACGACGCGCGTGGGCGGATGGCGTGCTCACCGACGCAGAGAAGGCCGATTTGCGCGCGGTCGGCGAGCTGCTGGAGCTCGACGACACCGACATCGCTGCAGCAGTCGATGAGGTAGCACCGACTGCAGACGCCGATGTGGCGACCGAAGCTTTCGCCATGCGTCATGGCGCGCTGATCGTACTGACCGGCGACATGGCGCGCGAGCGTTCAGCTTGGGAGGCAGATCTCCGCGAGCGCGGATTCGTGCCGCATCCGACAGTCACGAAGAAGGTGGCATTGGTGGTCGCTGCCGATCCCGACTCGCTGTCGGGCAAGGCGAAGAAGGCGCGCGACTACGGCATCCCGATCGTCGGCGAGGACTGGCTCATTCGGTTCTTGTCGGAATCGCCCCTGGAGATGTGA